The following is a genomic window from Actinomadura sp. WMMB 499.
CCGCGGTTCGTCCAGTGCGGTAATCGGCATGGACGCCGCCTCCAGCCAGCGCAGCGCCGACCCCAGATCCGGCGAGACGTCGGGGCGCCGATCGTCCGGGACGAACACGTACCGGCGCAGCAACGTCCGCAGGAGGGCCGCATCAGGACGGCCCGGCATGTCCTTCACGAACACGAGCGTCACGGCCGTCATCGTGTCCGTGAGCCCCTCACGAGACTTGGCCGCAGCATGAGGCCAGCGCGCCGCCACGTACGCACGGGCGAACTCCAGCCATGTCCGAGCCGTCGCCGCCTTGAGCATCGACACCGGTAGGCCCGAGTCGACGTCGAACGGCTCACCGTTCTTTGCAGCCTGCCGCAGGTCCGACAGGAAGCTCTTGGCTTGCGACGAGCGTTCGAACGTTCGCGACTTCTCTCGGCCGCCCACCGTCCAGCGAGCGGTGTACGAGATGACCTTGCCCGGCTTGCTCGACCGAGGCCCCGCCTTGTTCGGCCGGACTTCCCAGAACTTGACCTTGTACGAGGTGTTCACGCCGCCTCCCGCAGCGACCACAGCCACGCGTCGAGGTCACTCCGGTAGATCCTGATCTCGCCGTTGGGCAGCTTGAAGCCCGCAGGCGCCCGACCGATCTCACGCCAGCGGTAGAACGTCCGCCGGGAGATCCCTCCCAGTTCTTCGAGAACCTGATCGACCGTCAGGAGCTCATCGCGCTTACCGCTCACGCTGCCTCCGCAGTTGCCGAAAGTTCGGGAGTAGTTGAAGTAGCTTGATCGAGTTGGCGACGCCGTTCGATGCGCTCATTCACCGTGAGCAGCAACCGTTGGTCGACCGAACGGACATCCGGGTCAGCGGGACCAGCACGTTCCCAGACGTAGGCCGCATCGGGATCGGCCGGATTGGAGACCCGAATCCCGGCCTCAGCGAGCCGAGCCAGCGCCCATGCCTTTCGGTCGGCCTTGTGATCGGCGAGGGTCTTGCCGGACCACTTGCGGGAGACCAGGACGCGGCGACCGCCGTAGCCGAGGTGTTCGCGGCGATGGGCCTTGCCCTTGCAGTAGCCGGGCGTCAGGCCCTTTCGGGGGTTCTTGGGCTGCACGCCGTAGCACAGCCAGTTCGCGCACGTCGGAGAGCACGGCTCATAGCGCAGTGTCTCGGCCATCCGGTCGGCGTGCTCACGCTGCGTGGACGTCTCGGCGTTGTGACACTCGGCGACACCCTTGACCAGGTACTTCGTGAGGTAGCCGATCAGCTTGCGCGACTCGGAGAGTCGGCCATGACGCCCTGTGCGTCGATCTGGCGACCGAACCGCACGACGTGCAGGGGTTCGGCGTCATCGTCCAGGCCGATGGCGTCCAAGGCGTCCCCAGGTGGGCAGCACCTCCCCCGTTGCCGGATCGACGTAGCCGCCGTCCTCGCCCGCAGCGTCATCCCAGACCGGCAGGTGCTCGCCGGAGTAGACGACGCGTTCGGTCGAGGGCCACCACACCTGGTGATACGTCGCCGCCACCACTTGCCGAAGTTCCGCGCGAGAGATTGTGCCCCGGATCGCCATGTGCAGATGGGGAGCCAGCCGCCGTTGGGGTTCGACGGTGGCGAAGTACTGGACGTCATGGCCGACGAAGCGGCGCAGGTTCTGCACGAACCGGTCCACCAGCTTGGAGAAGTGCAACGCGTCCCGAGCCGCCCGAGCGTAGTCGTACGTCTCCGGATCAACGGGAGTGCCGTCCGAGCGAACCCGCCCGTAGGAGTCGAGCGTCAGGGTCAGGAACAGCGAGGGCCGGAACGTCTTCCCGTCACGACCCCGGTAGACCTTCCCGACCGTGCGCGAGTCCACCGGCCGACGGGGAAGGTCCGGAGCATCCTGCCGCCGCCGCGTGGACCGGGCACGGCGTGCCTTGTGCTCACCCGTCTT
Proteins encoded in this region:
- a CDS encoding AlpA family transcriptional regulator yields the protein MSGKRDELLTVDQVLEELGGISRRTFYRWREIGRAPAGFKLPNGEIRIYRSDLDAWLWSLREAA